The window GGCCTGCAAGATACATATTACTGAGGGTCCCTTTGCGATCGGGGCATGCTATGATCTTCCGGCTATAGTGGTCGTGAAGAATAATTTTAGGAACATCCCCGAGTTTGGGATCACGGGACCTTGGGCTATAGGTGAGCCAGGAACTTCCGAACCAAGCCAGTTCTTCTTCAAGAGGTAAAAGTGTTAAGTTATTGGAGCAAGTGGCCCTTTTCTCTGCCACTTGCTCCTCTATGAGGAGACTTCAAGATGCGGGAATTTATGATTCGAAGGTTCCTTTACCTGATACCCACATTAATTCTAATCAGCATCGTCAGCTTCATCATCATAAACCTGCCTCCGGGTGACTATCTCACAGCTCGCATTGCGGAGCTTGAGATGGCGGGTGATACCACATCCCGCCAGTACCTGGAGCAGTTGAAGACCTACTATGGCCTGGATAGGCCTGTGTATGTTCAATACATAAAATGGGTTACCCGGTTCGTCAGGGGGGATTTTGGCATATCGTTTGAGTATAACAAGCCGGTCAAAGACCTGATCAAGGAGAGGTTAGCCTTAACCATCCTTCTTTCGCTTTCGACCATGGTCTTCACCTGGGTGGTTGCAGTGCCCATAGGGATCTACTCAGCCACCCACCAGCACTCATTCCTGGATAGGTTCTTCACATTTGTAAGCTTTGCGGGCATGGCCACCCCGGGTTTCCTTTTAGCTCTGGTGATAATGGTTCTGGTCCTGATGAGGTTCAACCAATCCCTTATAGGGTTATTCTCCCCCCAATATGTGAATGCCCCCTGGGACCTTGCCAAATTCATAGATATGCTGAAACATCTCTGGTTGCCGGTAGTTCTCATTGGTTTCTCTGGGACTGCGGGGCTCATAAGAATCACTCGAGGGAACCTATTGGATGTGCTGGGACAACAGTATATCCTCACAGCTAGGGCTAAGGGTCTCAAGGAGGCTATGGTGATATACAAGCATGCTATGAGGATAGCAATAAATCCCCTTATCAGCATCGCTGGCATGAGCCTCCCGGGAATTATAGGCGGGGAGATGCTTACATCAATAGTCCTAAACCTCCCCACTACCGGTCCGCTGTTTTATAGGGCGCTTCAAGTACAGGATATGTTCCTGGCGGGGAGTTTCCTTATGTTCCTTGTGGTGTTCCTGGTGATCGGAAACTTCCTAGCGGACCTGGCCCTTGCGTGGGCGGATCCAAGAATCAGATACGAATGATGAGGGGAAAGAAGATGGGAAAACAGGTTGAGGAATTCAAAGATCTTGAAGAACGGCTTTTGGAGGAAGAAGAGGATAAGGATTACGGGCTCTCTTACTGGCAGCTTGTTTGGAGGAAGTTCCGGCGCGATAAGGCTGCGCTTTTGGGTGGGGGTATACTTATCCTGTTCTATATTACAATGGTGTTCTTTGCGGAGTTCTTTGCGCCTTACCACCTGGAAACCAGGTTTATAGAGCATATAAACGCGCCGCCACAGCGGTTTCATTTCATCGATACCAATGGGAGGTTTCACCTTCGCCCCTTTGTTTACGGCCTCAAACAGGAGGTGGATTTCGAGAGTTTCACCAAGGTGTTCAAGGAGGATAGAAGCAGGGTCTACCCGGTAAGGTTCTTCGTGCGGGGTGATTCCTACCGGCTTATGGGGTTATTCCCTGGGAACATACATCTGTTCGGGGTTGAGGGCCAGGGCACTATCTTTCTGTTCGGTACGGATAGACAGGGCAGGGACCTGTTCTCGCGCATATTCTACGGAGGCAGGATCTCCCTTACGGTGGGCCTGGTGGGGGTTTTCCTGAGCATATTCTTCGGGACGGTTATCGGGATAGCATCCGGGTATTATGGGGGGACCGTAGATAACATAGTCCAGAGGTCCATAGAGTTCCTTATGTCATTCCCTGCTATACCTCTATGGATGGGGCTTGCGGCTGCTCTCCCGCCTGACTGGTCTTCGATAAAGGTTTACTTTGGTATTACCATCATCCTCTCGGTAATAGGTTGGGGAAGCCTCGCAAGGCAGATCCGTGGCAAGGTGCTTTCGCTCAGGGAGGAGGAGTACATACTGGCTGCAAAGGCCATGGGGGCCGGGGAGGGGAGCATAATCTTCACCCATCTTCTCCCCAACTGCTTTAGTCACATAATCGTGATAGCAACCCTTTCCATACCCGGCATGATACTGGGTGAGACCTCCCTGAGCTTTCTGGGGCTCGGGATCAAGCCCCCTATGACTAGCTGGGGGGTTCTCCTGCAGGAGGCCCAGAATGTAAGGACCGTTGTGCAGACCCCCTGGCTCTTGATCCCTGTCGGGTTTGTGATCCTGACGGTCCTCTGCTTCAATTTCCTTGGGGACGGGTTGCGGGATGCCGCCGACCCCTTTGTACGTATCTAGCTACGAAAAGGCGATGAAAAAGGAAACGGATGGGAGAGTATGAGCGAAGTGTGTGAGGGAAATCCATCTTTGGCCGACAGGCTCATCGAAATCCAGGACCTGAGCGTGCATTTCTATTATGAAGAAGGGGTAGTAAGGGCTGTTGACGGGATAGACCTTACAATATCAAGGAGGCGTGTCCTGGGCCTGG is drawn from Bacillota bacterium and contains these coding sequences:
- a CDS encoding ABC transporter permease, whose translation is MREFMIRRFLYLIPTLILISIVSFIIINLPPGDYLTARIAELEMAGDTTSRQYLEQLKTYYGLDRPVYVQYIKWVTRFVRGDFGISFEYNKPVKDLIKERLALTILLSLSTMVFTWVVAVPIGIYSATHQHSFLDRFFTFVSFAGMATPGFLLALVIMVLVLMRFNQSLIGLFSPQYVNAPWDLAKFIDMLKHLWLPVVLIGFSGTAGLIRITRGNLLDVLGQQYILTARAKGLKEAMVIYKHAMRIAINPLISIAGMSLPGIIGGEMLTSIVLNLPTTGPLFYRALQVQDMFLAGSFLMFLVVFLVIGNFLADLALAWADPRIRYE
- a CDS encoding ABC transporter permease, which gives rise to MGKQVEEFKDLEERLLEEEEDKDYGLSYWQLVWRKFRRDKAALLGGGILILFYITMVFFAEFFAPYHLETRFIEHINAPPQRFHFIDTNGRFHLRPFVYGLKQEVDFESFTKVFKEDRSRVYPVRFFVRGDSYRLMGLFPGNIHLFGVEGQGTIFLFGTDRQGRDLFSRIFYGGRISLTVGLVGVFLSIFFGTVIGIASGYYGGTVDNIVQRSIEFLMSFPAIPLWMGLAAALPPDWSSIKVYFGITIILSVIGWGSLARQIRGKVLSLREEEYILAAKAMGAGEGSIIFTHLLPNCFSHIIVIATLSIPGMILGETSLSFLGLGIKPPMTSWGVLLQEAQNVRTVVQTPWLLIPVGFVILTVLCFNFLGDGLRDAADPFVRI